In Kitasatospora sp. NBC_00240, the following are encoded in one genomic region:
- a CDS encoding DUF692 family multinuclear iron-containing protein, translating into MTRLGVGLTYVPGLDRIIDACADLLDVVEIEPQTLWRSRTDGGITLDEEVLRRIADLPGARLLHGVGNPVGGCRPPDRRHTALVGELAERLGAPWVSEHLAFNRVGGRGADFRTGFMLPPCPTPGGSRRGIGSVRAMAAALPVPLAVEIGANYLRPRPGELTDGEFARRVAEGSGCGLLLDLHNVLANERNGRGSVDDLLAALPLERVWEVHLAGGVEYRGYWLDAHSGLPDEELTALAERILPRLPSLRAVLFEVTSSAVPQLDPVAVRELLARMRAMWPDDAGAPLPPLRPLPPAPPGQCSQPPDGPVGPADTVDPQEWEYALGSLAIGREPGTPLARELSADPAIALIRDLVTEFRGSALVGALRWTMRLLLLTVGGGGTRELLDGYVLACPPQLFATEEAFAFAAHLRQVRPRVSWLDDVLELDLGLLRAQVDGQPCTVRLGTDPTALMTELGAGRLPVDPPRGTFQVRLVDDSRPACESAAPGGGPDQPARLARSYSAT; encoded by the coding sequence ATGACGCGTCTCGGCGTGGGCCTCACCTACGTACCCGGTCTCGACCGGATCATCGACGCCTGCGCCGACCTGCTGGACGTCGTCGAGATCGAACCGCAGACCCTCTGGCGGTCGCGCACCGACGGCGGGATCACCCTCGACGAGGAGGTGCTCCGCAGGATCGCCGACCTGCCCGGCGCCCGGCTGCTGCACGGGGTCGGCAACCCCGTCGGGGGTTGCCGACCGCCGGACCGCCGCCACACCGCCCTGGTCGGGGAGTTGGCCGAGCGGCTCGGCGCGCCCTGGGTGAGCGAGCACCTGGCGTTCAACCGGGTCGGCGGCCGGGGAGCGGATTTCCGCACCGGCTTCATGCTGCCGCCGTGCCCCACCCCCGGCGGCAGCCGCCGCGGGATCGGGTCGGTCCGGGCGATGGCGGCGGCGCTCCCGGTGCCGCTCGCCGTGGAGATCGGCGCCAACTACCTGCGGCCGCGCCCGGGGGAGCTGACCGACGGGGAGTTCGCCCGGCGGGTGGCCGAGGGCAGCGGCTGCGGCCTGCTGCTCGACCTGCACAACGTACTGGCCAACGAACGCAACGGCCGGGGCAGTGTGGACGACCTGCTGGCCGCCCTCCCGCTGGAGCGGGTCTGGGAGGTTCACCTGGCCGGCGGCGTCGAGTACCGCGGGTACTGGCTGGACGCCCACAGCGGCCTCCCCGACGAGGAGTTGACCGCCCTCGCCGAACGGATCCTGCCCCGGCTGCCCTCGCTCCGGGCCGTCCTGTTCGAGGTGACCTCCTCGGCGGTGCCGCAGCTCGACCCGGTGGCCGTCCGGGAGTTGCTGGCCAGGATGCGCGCGATGTGGCCGGACGACGCCGGCGCTCCGCTGCCGCCGCTGCGTCCGCTGCCGCCGGCGCCGCCCGGGCAGTGCTCGCAGCCGCCGGACGGCCCGGTCGGTCCGGCCGACACCGTGGACCCGCAGGAGTGGGAGTACGCGCTGGGCAGCCTGGCGATCGGGCGCGAGCCCGGCACCCCGCTGGCCCGGGAGCTGTCGGCGGACCCGGCGATCGCGCTGATCCGCGACCTCGTCACCGAGTTCCGGGGCAGCGCCCTGGTCGGAGCCCTCCGCTGGACGATGCGGCTGCTGCTCCTCACGGTCGGCGGGGGCGGGACGCGCGAACTGCTCGACGGCTATGTGCTCGCCTGCCCGCCGCAGCTCTTCGCCACCGAGGAGGCCTTCGCCTTCGCGGCGCACCTGCGCCAGGTCCGCCCCCGGGTCAGCTGGCTGGACGACGTCCTCGAACTGGACCTGGGCCTGCTCAGGGCGCAGGTCGACGGGCAGCCGTGCACCGTCCGCCTCGGCACCGATCCCACCGCCCTGATGACGGAGCTGGGGGCCGGCCGGCTGCCGGTCGACCCCCCGCGTGGCACCTTCCAGGTGCGGCTGGTGGACGACAGCCGCCCCGCCTGTGAGTCGGCCGCCCCGGGGGGTGGACCGGATCAGCCGGCACGCCTGGCCCGCTCGTACTCGGCCACGTAG
- a CDS encoding DUF397 domain-containing protein, producing MTEATSPKPTLDLTDAIWLAAPGQSDGPQIAFVDDHIAMRNGADPEGPVLVFTQGEWEAFRLGAADGEFDIGYVPKSR from the coding sequence ATGACGGAAGCGACTTCGCCGAAGCCGACGCTCGACCTGACGGACGCGATCTGGCTGGCCGCCCCCGGCCAGTCGGACGGCCCGCAGATCGCCTTCGTCGACGACCACATCGCCATGCGCAACGGCGCCGACCCCGAGGGCCCGGTGCTGGTCTTCACCCAGGGCGAGTGGGAGGCGTTCCGACTGGGCGCCGCCGACGGCGAGTTCGACATCGGCTACGTGCCGAAGTCCCGCTGA
- a CDS encoding CoA-binding protein, with the protein MTSYGDDATVREILTGTGEVWAVVGLSNNTARAAYGVARVLQRYGKRIVPVHPKAETVLGEQGYATLSEVPFPVDVVDVFVNSSLAGAVADEAVAAGAKAVWFQLDVVDEAAYARTTEAGLKMVMNRCPAIEIPLL; encoded by the coding sequence ATGACGAGCTACGGAGACGACGCGACGGTCCGCGAGATCCTCACCGGCACGGGCGAGGTGTGGGCGGTGGTCGGCCTGTCCAACAACACCGCCCGCGCGGCGTACGGGGTGGCCCGGGTGCTGCAGCGCTACGGCAAGCGAATCGTGCCGGTGCACCCGAAGGCGGAGACCGTCCTCGGCGAGCAGGGGTACGCCACCCTCTCCGAAGTGCCGTTCCCGGTCGACGTGGTGGACGTGTTCGTGAACTCCTCGCTGGCCGGCGCGGTGGCGGACGAGGCGGTGGCCGCCGGGGCGAAGGCCGTCTGGTTCCAGCTCGACGTGGTGGACGAGGCAGCCTACGCTCGCACCACCGAGGCCGGTCTGAAGATGGTCATGAACCGCTGCCCGGCGATCGAGATCCCGCTGCTCTGA
- a CDS encoding UDP-glucose/GDP-mannose dehydrogenase family protein, giving the protein MALRISVIGTGYLGATHAACLAEFGFEVLGLDIDPDKIATLTAGRIPMYEPGLSELLLKHVAGHEGSSGRLRFTTSPQEAAEFGDVHFICVNTPQRKGEFAADMSYVDDAVDSIAPFLTRPTLVVGKSTVPVGSASRLAERLAALAPVGEGAELAWNPEFLREGFAVGDTLHPDRIVVGTRSERAEELLREVYATPISEGVPFVVTDFATAELVKAAANSFLATKISFINAMAEVCESAGADVTQLSKALSYDERIGGKFLNAGLGFGGGCLPKDIRAFMARAGELGADQALTFLREVDSINMRRRSRMVELAREQCGGGFLGRQVAVLGAAFKPNSDDIRDSPALNVAAQIQLQGAQVTVYDPKAMDNARKMFPSLAYADSPLEAAYGAHVVLHLTEWQEFRELDPAELGTVVAERRLLDGRNVLDGAAWRAAGWTYRAMGRPS; this is encoded by the coding sequence GTGGCCCTCCGCATCTCAGTGATCGGTACCGGCTATCTCGGTGCCACACACGCCGCCTGCCTGGCGGAGTTCGGCTTCGAGGTGCTCGGCCTGGACATCGACCCGGACAAGATCGCCACACTGACCGCCGGCCGGATCCCGATGTACGAACCGGGGCTGTCCGAGTTGCTGCTCAAGCACGTGGCGGGACACGAGGGCTCGTCCGGGCGGCTGCGGTTCACCACCTCGCCGCAGGAGGCCGCCGAGTTCGGCGACGTCCACTTCATCTGCGTGAACACTCCCCAGCGCAAGGGGGAGTTCGCGGCCGACATGAGCTATGTCGACGACGCCGTGGACTCGATCGCGCCGTTCCTGACCCGGCCCACGCTGGTGGTCGGCAAGTCCACCGTGCCGGTCGGCTCCGCGAGCCGCCTCGCGGAGCGGCTGGCCGCCCTGGCTCCCGTCGGGGAGGGTGCCGAACTGGCCTGGAACCCGGAGTTCCTGCGGGAGGGCTTCGCCGTCGGCGACACCCTGCACCCGGACCGGATCGTGGTCGGCACCCGCAGCGAGCGGGCCGAGGAGCTGCTGCGCGAGGTGTACGCGACGCCGATCTCCGAGGGCGTCCCGTTCGTGGTCACCGACTTCGCCACGGCGGAGCTGGTCAAGGCCGCCGCGAACTCCTTCCTGGCCACCAAGATCTCGTTCATCAACGCGATGGCCGAGGTCTGCGAGAGCGCCGGCGCCGATGTCACCCAGCTCAGCAAGGCCCTCTCCTACGACGAGCGGATCGGCGGCAAGTTCCTCAACGCCGGGCTCGGCTTCGGCGGCGGCTGCCTGCCGAAGGACATCCGCGCCTTCATGGCCAGGGCCGGGGAGCTCGGCGCCGACCAGGCGCTGACCTTCCTGCGCGAGGTCGACTCGATCAACATGCGGCGCCGCTCGCGGATGGTGGAGCTGGCCCGCGAGCAGTGCGGCGGCGGGTTCCTGGGCCGCCAGGTGGCCGTCCTCGGCGCCGCCTTCAAGCCCAACTCGGACGACATCCGGGACTCCCCCGCGCTGAACGTCGCCGCGCAGATCCAGCTCCAGGGCGCCCAGGTCACGGTCTACGACCCGAAGGCGATGGACAACGCCCGCAAGATGTTCCCCAGCCTGGCGTACGCGGACAGCCCGCTGGAGGCCGCCTACGGCGCCCATGTGGTGCTGCACCTGACCGAATGGCAGGAGTTCCGCGAGCTGGACCCGGCGGAGCTGGGCACCGTCGTGGCCGAGCGCCGGTTGCTGGACGGCCGCAACGTGCTGGACGGCGCCGCCTGGCGCGCGGCCGGCTGGACGTACCGCGCGATGGGGCGGCCGAGCTAG
- a CDS encoding acyl-CoA dehydrogenase family protein has protein sequence MASSAGADFDLFRTTEEHDMLREAVRSLAEAKIAPFAAEVDEQGRFPHEALEALQGSDLHAVHVPEEFGGAGADALATVIVIEEVARVCASSSLIPAVNKLGSLPVQLSGSEELKAKYLGALARGEGMFSYCLSEPDAGSDAAGMKTRAVRDGDFWVLNGVKRWITNAGVSEFYTVMAVTDPEKRSKGISAFVVEKGDVGVTFGAPEKKLGIKGSPTREVYLDNVRIPADRMIGEEGTGFATAMKTLDHTRVTIAAQAIGIAQGALDHAAGYVKERKQFGKPIGDFQGVQFMLADMAMKLEAARQLTYAAAARSQRVSHGGAHEDLTFFGAAAKCFASDAAMEITTDAVQLLGGYGYTRDYPLERMMRDAKITQIYEGTNQIQRIVMARNLP, from the coding sequence ATGGCGAGCAGCGCAGGAGCGGACTTCGATCTCTTCCGGACCACCGAGGAGCACGACATGCTCCGGGAGGCGGTGCGCTCGCTGGCCGAGGCGAAGATCGCTCCGTTCGCGGCCGAGGTGGACGAGCAGGGCCGGTTCCCGCACGAGGCGTTGGAGGCGCTGCAGGGCAGTGACCTGCACGCGGTGCACGTTCCGGAGGAGTTCGGGGGTGCGGGGGCGGACGCGCTGGCGACGGTGATCGTGATCGAGGAGGTCGCGCGGGTCTGCGCGTCGTCCTCGCTGATCCCGGCGGTGAACAAGCTGGGTTCGCTGCCGGTGCAGCTGTCCGGCTCCGAGGAGCTGAAGGCGAAGTACCTGGGGGCGCTGGCGCGCGGCGAGGGCATGTTCTCGTACTGCCTGTCGGAGCCGGACGCGGGTTCGGACGCGGCGGGGATGAAGACCCGCGCGGTGCGCGACGGCGATTTCTGGGTGCTGAACGGCGTCAAGCGGTGGATCACCAACGCCGGTGTGTCGGAGTTCTACACGGTGATGGCGGTCACCGACCCCGAGAAGCGCTCCAAGGGCATCTCGGCGTTCGTGGTGGAGAAGGGCGACGTGGGCGTGACCTTCGGCGCCCCGGAGAAGAAGCTCGGCATCAAGGGCTCCCCGACCCGCGAGGTCTACCTCGACAACGTCCGGATCCCCGCGGACCGGATGATCGGCGAGGAGGGCACCGGTTTCGCCACCGCGATGAAGACCCTCGACCACACCCGGGTCACCATCGCCGCGCAGGCGATCGGCATCGCCCAGGGCGCCCTCGACCACGCCGCCGGCTACGTCAAGGAGCGCAAGCAGTTCGGCAAGCCGATCGGCGACTTCCAGGGCGTGCAGTTCATGCTCGCCGACATGGCGATGAAGCTGGAGGCCGCCCGCCAGCTCACCTACGCCGCCGCCGCCCGCTCCCAGCGCGTCTCGCACGGCGGCGCCCACGAGGACCTCACCTTCTTCGGCGCCGCCGCCAAGTGCTTCGCCTCCGACGCCGCGATGGAGATCACCACCGACGCCGTCCAGCTCCTCGGCGGCTACGGCTACACCCGCGACTACCCGCTGGAGCGGATGATGCGCGACGCCAAGATCACCCAGATCTACGAGGGCACCAACCAGATCCAGCGCATCGTGATGGCCCGCAACCTCCCGTAA
- a CDS encoding LCP family protein has translation MNTWQEGRPGGGGGTPYGEGNGPQGQGGGAAEPPLPASLNPRGPGAAAPQRPSQQAGYGQPQPPAGHGPASSYGPPAGYGAPSGPGQASSHGQGPAQGPGGVPPQRPGGSGGPIGPGGAQPSAARSRWPRRRKIKVTVLALVVALMVTTVGTWFWADSKLNHENVLADYPGRPAAGKGTNWLIVGSDSRDGLSDSQENDLHTGHAGGKRSDSMMILHVGDNGNTLMSIPRDSWVPVPEHPGDKGKTVKASTTKINAAFAAGGGKLLAQTVETNTGIRIDHYAEIGFAGFVGIVDSVGGVEMNIEQDVKDKDSGLDLKAGTQTLTGTQALAFVRQRHQMADQDLGRMRNQQKFLGALAKQAASPATLLNPFTFYPLVSSGLGTLIVDEDAGLTDLGSLFLAMKDVNGGGGKSITVPIANPDFRTPTGESAVKWDSAKAKQVFDAFKNDTAVPDTK, from the coding sequence ATGAACACGTGGCAGGAGGGCCGCCCGGGCGGCGGTGGCGGGACCCCGTACGGCGAGGGCAACGGCCCGCAGGGGCAGGGTGGCGGAGCGGCCGAGCCGCCGCTGCCGGCGTCGCTGAACCCGCGCGGCCCGGGGGCGGCCGCGCCGCAGCGTCCGTCCCAGCAGGCCGGGTACGGGCAGCCGCAGCCGCCCGCCGGCCACGGCCCTGCGTCGTCGTACGGGCCGCCGGCCGGGTACGGTGCGCCCTCCGGCCCCGGGCAGGCTTCCTCGCACGGCCAGGGCCCCGCGCAGGGGCCGGGCGGGGTACCGCCGCAGCGACCGGGCGGGTCCGGCGGGCCGATAGGACCGGGCGGTGCGCAGCCGTCCGCAGCGCGCTCCCGCTGGCCGCGTCGCCGCAAGATCAAGGTGACGGTCCTCGCGCTGGTCGTCGCGCTGATGGTGACCACCGTCGGCACCTGGTTCTGGGCGGACTCCAAGCTCAACCACGAGAACGTGCTGGCCGACTACCCGGGCAGACCTGCGGCCGGGAAGGGCACCAACTGGCTGATCGTCGGCTCGGACAGCCGTGACGGGCTGAGCGACTCGCAGGAGAACGACCTGCACACCGGTCACGCCGGCGGCAAGCGCAGCGACTCGATGATGATCCTGCACGTCGGGGACAACGGGAACACCCTGATGAGCATCCCGCGTGACTCCTGGGTGCCGGTCCCCGAGCACCCCGGGGACAAGGGCAAGACCGTCAAGGCGAGCACCACGAAGATCAACGCGGCCTTCGCGGCGGGCGGCGGCAAGCTGCTCGCGCAGACCGTGGAGACCAACACCGGCATCCGGATCGACCACTACGCGGAGATCGGCTTCGCCGGCTTCGTGGGCATCGTGGACTCCGTCGGCGGTGTCGAGATGAACATCGAGCAGGACGTCAAGGACAAGGACTCCGGCCTCGACCTCAAGGCGGGCACGCAGACCCTCACCGGCACCCAGGCGCTGGCCTTCGTCCGCCAGCGCCACCAGATGGCCGACCAGGACCTCGGCCGGATGCGCAACCAGCAGAAGTTCCTCGGCGCGCTGGCCAAGCAGGCCGCCTCGCCGGCCACCCTGCTCAACCCGTTCACCTTCTACCCGCTGGTGAGCTCGGGCCTGGGCACCCTGATCGTGGACGAGGACGCCGGCCTGACCGACCTCGGCTCGCTGTTCCTGGCCATGAAGGACGTCAACGGCGGCGGCGGGAAGAGCATCACCGTCCCGATCGCCAACCCGGACTTCCGCACCCCGACCGGGGAGTCCGCGGTGAAGTGGGACTCGGCCAAGGCCAAGCAGGTCTTCGACGCCTTCAAGAACGACACGGCGGTGCCGGACACCAAGTAG
- a CDS encoding putative leader peptide, giving the protein MEQRWTLTRRRHVDLQRVSCSLCRG; this is encoded by the coding sequence ATGGAGCAGCGATGGACCCTCACGCGTCGGCGGCACGTCGACCTTCAGCGTGTGTCCTGTTCGCTGTGTCGTGGCTGA